GAGCAATCGAGTACGGTAAAAGTATGATGGATCTTGATCAAATGGGTCATGTTTTGACAGCCATAAAATGGGGCACTGATTACTTCATCAAAGCTCATTCAGAACCCAATGTTCTTTGGGGAGAGGTAATAATTAAACTATAGAAGCATTTGCGACACATGTGCATGTCGCTATAACTCGAATCTATCAGTTTCCTTCCTACCAGAACTGTAAATTTATAAAAAGTTTAGTCACCTAATGCTTtaaaaaaaacaataataataaaattgtggTGTAGGTGGGTGATGGGGACTCGGATCACTACTGTTGGGAGCGAGCAGAAGACATGACTACACCACGAACCGCTTATAAATTAGATATTGAGCATCCTGGTTCGGACCTTGCGGGTGAAACCGCAGCTGCTATGGCTGCAGCAGCTATTGCTTTTAGGCCTTATAACTCGTCTTACTCGGACTTGCTCGTAGTTCATGCTAGACAGGTCAGAATAAGATTACTTAAACCGATTCCTAGTTCTAAATGAGTTTTTATTGGTGTTTTGACGTGACTTTTCTATTGGTGAAATGCAGCTTTTTTGGTTTGCTGATCGGTTTAGGGGAGTGTTCACGGATTCAATCCCGTGCGCAAAGGAGTTCTACGCATCATCTGGTTACTCAGTAAGTTAACATTCTTTTCTCTACTAAGGTTGCATTTGATTGCCTCTTATCAGAATGGTTCGGTGTTGATTGCTTAACCGTTCAGCATTCAGTGCAGTTTGTGATATCTGAATGTGAATGAGCTGAACCGTTCAGCAATCTCTGTGCCAAATCATTCAGAGTTAAAGGATTCACTATTCAGAAGGTAACGTATTTGTTTTGATTTAAAGGATGAACTGTTGTGGGCGGCTACATGGTTATACCGAGCAACAAAGGACAAGTCGTACCTGAAATATGTGGTGGATAATGCTGCGTCTATGGGAGGTACTGGTTGGGCAGTGAAGGAATTCTCTTGGGATAACAAATACGCCGGAGTCCAAATTCTCCTGTCAAAGGTATTAATAGACGGAGATGGGGGTGCGTACACCGCCACGTTGAAACAATACAAGGCGAAAGCCGACTACTTCGCATGTGCTTGTCACCAAAAGAACGACGGTTACAACGCACCGATGACTCCTGGTTTGACACTATATCTTATAGTCTTTGTTATCCCTTAATAAGTCGAAATTGTACTTACCTTTATTAAAACAGGGGGACTACTATACCTCCACCAGTGGAACAACATGCAATACGCAGCCTCGGCAGCATTCCTTCTAGCCGTATACTCGGACTATCTCTCAGTGGCTAAGTCGTTCTTATCATGCCCTGATGCCAATGTCCAACCTCAAGAACTACTCGGGTTCGCTAAATCACAGGCATGTTTCAACCTGATACGCTTTTTACAAGGTTATAAAAAGTCACGAGTCGGGAACTAGTCAGTCTGGACCTTAGGGGACGATTAGGTTGATATGGAGATGAGACGTGAACGAGTCGCTCCGGACCTTAGGGGACGATTCGTTCGAGTCGGAGATGAGACAAAGACGAGTtggcgttgaccaacgttgacttttagtaataataaattaaacacatatacattacatataaatatatcaaacataaaacATTAATATACATTGCACATAAATTAAACACATATACATTTAcctaactttgactttgaccgactcggCCAACTCCGCCCGACTTTTTAGCGTTGGCCAACTTTTTGTGCGTATTTTGGCGAGTCGAGACGGGCTAGTCCCGAAACAGAcgcgtcggccgacttttacaagagtgattttttaacatttatatttcaCTAGGTTTCTGTAACTAACAAAACAGGGGCCTGATGTCATGCAGGCTGATTATATCCTAGGGAAAAATCCAAAGTCGATGAGTTACATAGTCGGGTATGGTCAAAACTACCCGATTCATGTGCACCACAGGGGTGCATCCATTGCCTCCATATCTGTACTTCACTCGGTAGTGGGTTGTGTACAAGGATTTGATGCATGGTACCGACGCCCAGAAGCTAACCCTAACATCATCTACGGTGGACTTGTTGGCGGGCCCGACAAAAACGACAATTATTACGATGATCGGGCCAATTACGAACAATCAGAGCCTACACTATCGGGAACAGCTCCTCTTGTAGGACTCTTCTCTAGGTTACATAGCATCTACTCGGATTATGCGCCCAGACCCACCCCAACAAAGGAACAAACCACACCATGTGAGTAACAAACCAAAAAAATCAATCAATACTTTGTATATCATGCATTCTAACCAAGGTTGTAGAAGTCACGAGTCGGGGACTAGTCGGTCGGGACCTTAAAGGGAAGAGTTAGTAATAAATAAattgaacatatatacatatacattacacataaatatttcaaacatatatatatgacacaaaatataattttaaaaaataaaaaattttgacCTAACTTTGATCAACTCATACCTGAATCGGTCGACTCAGCCCGATTTTGACCCGACTTTTAACATTGACCGACTTTCAAGGCATTTTTAGGCAAGTCGGGACGGGCTAGTCCCCAAACCGACGTATTGGCTGACGCGTCGGCCGACTTCTACAACAGTGATTCTATAACTAAGATATCTAATCTATAATTGATGCAGATTCGCACCAAACGGTACCAGCAAAACTATATGAAAAACCTGGTAAGTTATAGCTTTTAATTGTATATATCATTTTATGCAGTAAAATTGAACGAAAGCTTAACTGGGTGATGTTGTTGTTTAGTAGGAGCGCCAGTCGAATTCTTCCACTCGATAACTAATTCGTGGACAGTTGGGAGAATCGGATATTATAGGCACAAGGTGACAATCAAGAACAAGTCAGACAAACCGATTACAGATTTGAAGTTGGAAATTGAAAACCTATCAGGGTCTATATGGGGTTTAACTCCAACTCGATATAAGAATATATACGAGCTTCCAGAATGGAACAAGGTGATCAGACCTGGTTCCGAATGCAGTTTCGTGTATGTTCAAGGTGGCCCACAAGCTAAAGTCGCAGTGCAATCTTACCATTGATCATCATTGTAAAGATTCAGCTTTAATTCATGTGATATAACTGTAACTCACTACGGAACCTTCTATTTTTGACATTTAACTTTACAAAAATGTATCTAATATGAGAAATGAGAAAGGATTCATATTCAACTTCATATATGATATATGAACATATATTTATCCAAGTTACATCACAAATCAAGGTTGCAAAACACGCTACTCGGGAGTACTGGGTTGGGACTTGAAAGGAGTAATCAACAATTCGAAGATTAATTGAGATTAATCGAATTTAACTTCATAtacgtttaaataataaatttaagaattatatgtgtaaatatagaagaaaaccataaacataaacataaacaccataaacataaacataaactttaatatATTTGTCCAAAAAGATAAACATAATCATTCATTTATTCAAGAACTctaaattctagtttaaattcatgttaatacgttgaccaattttgactttgaccaacAAATCAGATTTTGACCCAATAACCTacattgaccgattaattaaacagaTTTTGGAAAATCGGATCGATCTGTTCTTAAAGGAGTGATCGGTAATTAATCGATAGTAACCGGGGTGTTTTACAAAAGTGATCACAATAACGATAACACCGATGTGCTAGCAAACTACAAATAAAGACACTAGAAGCCAGTCTAAAATAGCAAGAGTTAGGACTTACATAATATTTCGAAcatattataaataatatcatgCAAATTTCTTCGCTGCAGCCTTTGGAATTCGGCTAAACACGCTAGCATCCAGCTTACTGTAGTTGTTCTGAACCTTTCCTAAAACACTGTACACCGAGCTATCAATTTGGTCATCATACTTCTCGTACACCACTGGTAGGGTGTGGGCAGCCACAAAACCTTTACCAggaagatatataaataaatataaatattagaattataaaatcatatttaaTGTGCAAAAAAAGTGATTGATAATCTAATCTTACCAATATACATTACAGTCCAAAAGTTACACCAGGTTCCAATTATTGCAGCAGCTAACAAGCTTCCAACAACCTTAACAAAAATTCAAAAGCAAAAAAGGGTTTAAAACTTGTGTCGTGTCCAATAATTAAGTTTAGATAATAAATGCTTAGAATGATGTCAGTTAACAAATTCAAAATCAAGTTTTTAAGATCAAAATGTAACGTACGACTACAAGTTGCTTAATATCCCCTCGAGACCCAACGTTTTGAAGGAAAAACAAAGCACGATTAACTTCAGCACCTACTGAAGTAGCAATGTTCACAAATAGTTCATCGGGTAGAACAACGCGTGGTGGAGACCTGCTTCCAAAAAGAGCCAAAATAGAAAAATAAATTTTGACTTTTGAGGTCAAACAGATTTGATTCAACAATTAGGTGACATGGATTAACTGATTCACTATTTCTCATACCTTAATTAGATAATAGATGATATGTTGACAAGAATACCTGTTTAATAGGTGTGACCAAATAAACTGGCCGATAATACATACAACCAGACCAAAGCACACAAGAGGCAGAAAATTATAGTCAAGCCATTCAAAAAGCACCCAAACAGCAGTTGCAGCACCCAAAACACTTGCTGA
This window of the Rutidosis leptorrhynchoides isolate AG116_Rl617_1_P2 chromosome 7, CSIRO_AGI_Rlap_v1, whole genome shotgun sequence genome carries:
- the LOC139858015 gene encoding endoglucanase 5-like is translated as MVNSRQVCATIVLLLTIIDASLAFDYGEAVDKSLLFFEAQRSGKLPVNQRVKWRGDSGLQDGFQQKVNLVGGYYDAGDHVKFGLPMAYSVTMLSWGAIEYGKSMMDLDQMGHVLTAIKWGTDYFIKAHSEPNVLWGEVGDGDSDHYCWERAEDMTTPRTAYKLDIEHPGSDLAGETAAAMAAAAIAFRPYNSSYSDLLVVHARQLFWFADRFRGVFTDSIPCAKEFYASSGYSDELLWAATWLYRATKDKSYLKYVVDNAASMGGTGWAVKEFSWDNKYAGVQILLSKVLIDGDGGAYTATLKQYKAKADYFACACHQKNDGYNAPMTPGGLLYLHQWNNMQYAASAAFLLAVYSDYLSVAKSFLSCPDANVQPQELLGFAKSQADYILGKNPKSMSYIVGYGQNYPIHVHHRGASIASISVLHSVVGCVQGFDAWYRRPEANPNIIYGGLVGGPDKNDNYYDDRANYEQSEPTLSGTAPLVGLFSRLHSIYSDYAPRPTPTKEQTTPLGAPVEFFHSITNSWTVGRIGYYRHKVTIKNKSDKPITDLKLEIENLSGSIWGLTPTRYKNIYELPEWNKVIRPGSECSFVYVQGGPQAKVAVQSYH
- the LOC139858258 gene encoding reticulon-like protein B8, whose translation is MPEGITPENLINNIMDTLSDKLQKQNSGSFFTEEKSHTVSHQFNKLFGRQKPIHHVLGGGKSADVLLWRNKKISASVLGAATAVWVLFEWLDYNFLPLVCFGLVVCIIGQFIWSHLLNRSPPRVVLPDELFVNIATSVGAEVNRALFFLQNVGSRGDIKQLVVVVGSLLAAAIIGTWCNFWTVMYIGFVAAHTLPVVYEKYDDQIDSSVYSVLGKVQNNYSKLDASVFSRIPKAAAKKFA